DNA from Pajaroellobacter abortibovis:
AAACAAAGCAAAAGCCCTCAAGGTACTGCGCAGTAGACTGTTAGAGATCGAATGTCAGCAGCGAGAAGCACAGCTTTCAGCAGAGCGGAGGAGTATGGTTTCCACAGGAGAACGCAGTCAGAAGATCCGCACGTATAATTATCCTCAAAATCGCGTTCGCGATCATCGTATTCAACTTAGTCTCAACAAAGATCGCGTGATCGAAGGGGAACTTGACGAGCTGATCACCTCTCTACGCACTCACCACCAGGCGGCTCTTTTACAAGGGGAGACTGCAGACTTTTCGGAGGATATCGAAGATGGATAGGTAGGGCTATTCCGTGCAATACGGAAAGCATGATCGGGTGCAATCGATCCGAAGGCTTAATAAACAAAACTACCGCTTATTTTGAACATGAGTATATTGAGTCAGATGATTAGAGTTTTGAATTTCGGAGTTAGCCGTGATGCGAGATTGTCTCTTTTGTAAGATAGCCCATCGTTTTATTCCTGCACGTATTGTCGCTGAAAATGAATACGCGCTTGCGTTTCATGATGTTCGACCGGTTGCTCCTCATCATGTTCTTGTAATTCCTAAAAAGCACATCTCTTTTCTTGGAGATGCAGCAATAGAAGATCGGGAGCTCTTGGGCCAATTGCTGCTCATGAGCAAAGAAGTCGCTGTAGCGCAGCAGATTCATGAGACTGGGTATCGAGTTGTGATCAATCAAGGTGAAAATGCTTGTCAGAGCGTCTTT
Protein-coding regions in this window:
- a CDS encoding histidine triad nucleotide-binding protein, with protein sequence MRDCLFCKIAHRFIPARIVAENEYALAFHDVRPVAPHHVLVIPKKHISFLGDAAIEDRELLGQLLLMSKEVAVAQQIHETGYRVVINQGENACQSVFHLHLHIMGGRTFAWPPG